A window of Streptomyces sp. SAI-127 contains these coding sequences:
- the pdhA gene encoding pyruvate dehydrogenase (acetyl-transferring) E1 component subunit alpha: MGDASLHKEDTEWEEPSFWLPSQVPVSFLPELEKGGPAELLLEAWRRMVLGRRFDRQATALARQGRLAVYPSSLGQEACQVGAALALRETDWLFPTYRDCVALVSRGIDPVETLTLLRGDAHCGYDPTRHRTAPQCTPLATHAAHAVGLAHGERLKGSDTVALALVGDGATSEGDFHEAVNLAGVLRAPVVFLVQNNRYAISVPLSAQTAAPGLAYKGIGYGVRAEQVDGNDAAAVLAVLTAAVEDARRGGGPWLVEAHTYRVGPHTSADDPSRYRTAAEEEHWRARDPLARLESALRERGLLSDADIVAVSEEAEAQATRLRERLAQDPETDSSALFDHVFATPTPQLLAQREELHRELERR; the protein is encoded by the coding sequence ATGGGAGATGCGTCGCTGCACAAGGAGGACACGGAATGGGAAGAACCGTCCTTCTGGCTCCCCTCCCAGGTTCCGGTTTCCTTTTTGCCAGAATTGGAAAAAGGGGGTCCGGCCGAACTCCTCCTGGAGGCCTGGCGCCGGATGGTTCTCGGTCGCCGGTTCGACCGGCAGGCGACGGCGCTCGCCCGCCAGGGGCGGCTCGCGGTCTATCCGTCGAGCCTCGGCCAGGAGGCCTGTCAGGTGGGTGCGGCCCTCGCGCTGCGCGAGACCGACTGGCTGTTTCCCACCTACCGTGACTGCGTCGCGCTGGTCAGCCGCGGCATCGACCCCGTCGAGACGCTCACCCTGCTGCGCGGCGACGCCCACTGCGGCTACGACCCCACGCGTCACCGCACGGCGCCGCAGTGCACCCCGCTGGCCACACACGCCGCGCACGCCGTCGGACTGGCCCACGGCGAGCGCCTCAAGGGCTCCGACACGGTCGCCCTGGCCCTGGTCGGCGACGGCGCCACCAGCGAGGGCGACTTCCACGAGGCCGTGAACCTGGCGGGGGTGCTGCGAGCGCCGGTCGTCTTCCTCGTGCAGAACAATCGGTACGCCATCTCCGTGCCGCTGTCCGCGCAGACCGCCGCGCCCGGCCTGGCCTACAAGGGCATCGGTTACGGCGTCCGTGCGGAGCAGGTGGACGGCAACGACGCGGCCGCCGTGCTCGCGGTGCTGACCGCCGCCGTGGAGGACGCGCGCAGGGGCGGCGGGCCCTGGCTGGTGGAGGCCCACACCTACCGGGTCGGACCGCACACCAGCGCCGACGACCCGTCCCGCTACCGCACGGCCGCGGAGGAGGAGCACTGGCGGGCCCGGGATCCGCTCGCCCGGCTGGAGTCCGCGCTGCGCGAGCGGGGACTGCTGAGCGACGCGGACATCGTCGCCGTGTCGGAAGAGGCCGAGGCTCAGGCGACCCGGCTGCGCGAACGGCTGGCGCAGGATCCCGAAACCGACTCCTCCGCCCTGTTCGACCACGTCTTCGCCACCCCCACCCCCCAACTGCTCGCCCAACGCGAGGAGCTGCACCGCGAGTTGGAAAGGCGCTGA
- a CDS encoding dihydrolipoamide acetyltransferase family protein: MLAGLHRLSGIDGRPAGRPVPPAAGRTFTLPDLGEGLTEAELLEWKVEVGDPVAHDQVVAEVETAKSVVTLPSPFAGTVTALHYPAGEVVQVGAPLFSVAEPDDASGAVLTGYGTRASECSSPSHVRQAGGVEASDARVPMEATAEKFLRAHRDTPSVTIWADVDATGLLAERASRGVGLLALLARACLTGLAAFPEFNSRVDSDREEVVRLPQVHLGFAAQTPKGLVVPVVRDADRLPLDALAAELRRLTDLARQNALPVGHRTGGTFTLNNYGVFDVDGATPLLNHPQVAMLGAGRITDRPWAVDGRVEVRKVVTVSLTFDHRVCDGGTAAGFLRHVVDAVGGGSVGGG; encoded by the coding sequence GTGCTGGCCGGGCTGCACCGGCTGTCCGGCATCGACGGACGGCCCGCCGGCCGTCCCGTTCCGCCCGCGGCAGGCCGCACTTTCACCCTCCCCGACCTGGGTGAGGGCCTGACGGAGGCCGAACTCCTGGAGTGGAAGGTGGAGGTGGGCGACCCAGTCGCGCACGACCAGGTGGTCGCCGAGGTCGAGACCGCCAAGTCGGTGGTGACGCTGCCGAGTCCGTTCGCGGGAACGGTGACCGCCCTGCACTACCCGGCCGGTGAGGTCGTACAGGTGGGAGCGCCACTGTTCTCCGTGGCGGAACCTGACGACGCTTCGGGTGCGGTGCTGACGGGGTACGGGACCCGGGCGTCTGAGTGCTCGTCCCCCTCACATGTCCGTCAGGCAGGCGGAGTTGAGGCGTCCGACGCCCGGGTGCCGATGGAGGCGACGGCCGAGAAGTTCCTCCGCGCCCATCGCGACACCCCCTCGGTGACGATCTGGGCGGACGTGGACGCCACCGGACTGCTCGCCGAGCGGGCCTCGCGCGGGGTGGGACTGCTGGCGCTGCTCGCCCGGGCCTGTCTCACCGGGCTCGCCGCGTTCCCGGAGTTCAACTCCCGCGTCGACAGTGACCGCGAGGAGGTCGTCCGCCTCCCCCAGGTGCACCTCGGCTTCGCCGCGCAGACGCCGAAGGGCCTGGTCGTGCCCGTCGTACGGGATGCGGACCGGTTGCCCCTCGACGCCCTCGCGGCGGAACTGCGCCGCCTGACCGACCTCGCACGGCAGAACGCCCTGCCGGTCGGGCACCGCACCGGCGGCACGTTCACTCTCAACAACTACGGCGTCTTCGACGTCGACGGTGCCACGCCGCTCCTCAACCACCCACAGGTGGCGATGCTCGGCGCGGGCCGTATCACCGACCGTCCGTGGGCGGTGGACGGCCGGGTGGAGGTGCGCAAGGTCGTCACCGTGTCCCTGACCTTCGACCACCGCGTCTGCGACGGGGGCACGGCGGCAGGCTTCCTTCGTCATGTCGTGGACGCGGTCGGGGGTGGGTCGGTGGGGGGCGGTTGA
- a CDS encoding cysteate synthase codes for MFRALPGTRHYTVFCSSCGTRYEDDGIMLDCRACREPAFLRTEYHGTHTASATGLFRHAPLLPVVRTFPGVPGPVVYPAERLGRLLGLDRLWVAFNGHWPERGAQLPTCTFKDLEAYTVLGRLPADPPLLVIPSAGNTAAAFAWAATRHRIPCLLVVPAPALERMRFPAPLDPCVRIVALDGAATYSDTIACADLLARMPGHHAEGGARNVGRRDGLGTVMLAAAEAVGRLPQVYVQAVGSGTGAIGAHEAARRIRAAGEPLPRLLMCQNEPFAALYEAWCHGGQPPASRELEPLARELTNRRPPFAVRGGVRDALEESGGQVRCTDNEAALTAMALFEETEGIDIEPGAGVAVAALAEAVRDGQVRPDELVLLNITGGGRARQAQDLPLVPAEPWLRVTWPGGESGPRRVAEQVERQLAGVVTAGAAR; via the coding sequence ATGTTCCGAGCGCTCCCGGGAACACGTCACTACACGGTTTTCTGTTCCTCATGCGGAACCCGCTACGAGGACGACGGAATCATGCTCGACTGCCGTGCCTGCCGGGAACCGGCGTTCCTGCGCACCGAGTACCACGGGACGCACACCGCTAGCGCGACCGGACTGTTTCGCCACGCCCCGCTGCTGCCCGTGGTGCGGACCTTCCCCGGGGTGCCGGGACCGGTGGTGTACCCGGCGGAGCGGCTCGGCCGGCTGCTCGGTCTGGACCGGCTGTGGGTGGCGTTCAACGGCCACTGGCCCGAGCGCGGGGCGCAGTTGCCCACCTGTACGTTCAAGGATCTGGAGGCCTACACCGTCCTGGGGCGGCTGCCCGCCGACCCGCCGCTCCTGGTGATCCCCTCGGCCGGGAACACCGCCGCCGCCTTCGCCTGGGCCGCCACCCGGCACCGGATCCCGTGTCTGCTCGTCGTGCCCGCCCCGGCCCTGGAGCGGATGCGCTTCCCCGCGCCGCTCGACCCCTGCGTCCGCATCGTCGCCCTCGACGGAGCCGCCACCTACAGCGACACCATCGCGTGCGCCGACCTGCTCGCCCGGATGCCCGGCCACCACGCCGAGGGCGGTGCGCGCAACGTCGGCCGCCGCGACGGACTGGGCACGGTCATGCTCGCCGCCGCCGAGGCCGTAGGACGCCTTCCGCAGGTCTATGTGCAGGCCGTGGGCAGTGGCACGGGAGCCATCGGTGCACACGAGGCGGCCCGCCGGATCCGCGCCGCCGGCGAGCCCCTGCCGCGGCTGCTGATGTGCCAGAACGAACCGTTCGCCGCGCTGTACGAGGCCTGGTGCCACGGCGGCCAGCCGCCCGCGAGCCGCGAACTCGAACCCCTGGCCCGTGAACTCACCAACCGTCGCCCGCCGTTCGCCGTCCGCGGCGGGGTGCGGGACGCGCTGGAGGAGAGCGGCGGCCAGGTCCGATGTACGGACAACGAAGCAGCGCTCACCGCCATGGCGCTCTTCGAGGAGACCGAGGGGATCGACATCGAACCCGGCGCAGGCGTGGCCGTGGCCGCTCTCGCGGAGGCCGTGCGCGACGGACAGGTGCGCCCCGACGAGCTCGTGCTCCTCAACATCACCGGCGGCGGCCGCGCCCGCCAGGCCCAGGACCTTCCCCTCGTGCCCGCCGAACCCTGGCTGCGCGTCACCTGGCCGGGCGGCGAGTCCGGGCCGCGCCGCGTCGCCGAGCAGGTCGAACGTCAGCTGGCGGGCGTCGTGACCGCGGGGGCCGCCCGATGA
- the icmF gene encoding fused isobutyryl-CoA mutase/GTPase IcmF: MSDLHRPVHPVRLVTASALFDGHDASINIMRRIFQSQGAEVIHLGHNRSVREVVDAALEEDAHGVAVSSYQGGHVEYFEYLVASLRKQGAEHIRVVGGGGGVIVPEEITRLRESGVTIFSPEDGQRMGLAGMVNTVVRDCDFDLWDGKPADLTAVLAGDRFAIARAVTGAELGKLPPEFRQQLRATAAARHVPVLGITGTGGSGKSSLTDELVRRFRVDQRDALRIAVIAVDPTRRRGGGALLGDRIRMNSLDGNRVFFRSLATRGSRELPEHLSDVIDVVKAAGFDLVIVETPGIGQGDAAIVPFVDASLYVMTPEFGAASQLEKIDMLDFADVVAINKFERRGAKDALRDVGRQLVRNREAFGKRPEDMPVYGTSAATFNDDGVTALHQHLTAVLAEKGLPLPEGALARVDVRHSSGIRQVVPPERVRYLAEITDTVRGYHADTEQLAEAARRVQRLELVGAELADAGSDAANVHALLEGARTRLPHDIVRQIESWPAVIASYSGDEQVVKVRDREIRTKLTRESLSGNKIPRVALPRFTDHGELVRFWRAENLPGHFPFTAGVFPFKRDGEDPARMFAGEGDPFRTNRRFKLLSEGQPATRLSTAFDSVTLYGRDPDERPDIYGKVGTSGVSVATLEDMKALYDGFDLVAPTTSVSMTINGPAPAVLAFFLNTAIDQQTERFRDQEGRDPSPEEAAELRAHALANVRGTVQADILKEDQGQNTCLFSTEFSLRMMADIQEWFIAQKVRNFYSVSISGYHIAEAGANPISQLAFTLANGFTYVEAYLARGMRIDDFAPNLSFFFSNGMDPEYSVLGRVARRIWAVAMKEKYGAGERSQKLKYHVQTSGRSLHAQEMDFNDIRTTLQALIAIYDNCNSLHTNAYDEAVTTPTEESVRRALAIQLIINREWGLAMNENPLQGSFIIDELTDLVEEAVLQEFERISERGGVLGAMETGYQRGRIQDESMLYEQRKHDGSLPLIGVNTFRNPHADTAEPGVVELARATEEEKQSQLERVRTFHSRHHDEARAALDALKDAAVRGDNVFAVLMDATRVCSLQQITEAFFEVGGQYRRNV; this comes from the coding sequence ATGAGCGATCTGCATCGCCCCGTCCACCCCGTCCGACTGGTCACCGCCTCGGCACTGTTCGACGGGCACGACGCCTCGATCAACATCATGCGGCGGATCTTCCAGTCGCAGGGCGCCGAGGTCATCCATCTCGGACACAACCGATCCGTGCGGGAGGTCGTGGACGCGGCTCTCGAAGAGGACGCGCACGGCGTGGCGGTCTCGTCCTACCAGGGCGGACACGTCGAGTACTTCGAATACCTGGTCGCCTCACTGCGCAAACAGGGCGCGGAGCACATCCGGGTGGTGGGCGGCGGAGGCGGTGTGATCGTGCCAGAGGAGATCACCCGCCTGCGGGAGAGCGGGGTGACGATCTTCTCCCCCGAGGACGGCCAGCGGATGGGCCTCGCCGGGATGGTCAACACAGTCGTGCGGGACTGTGACTTCGACCTGTGGGACGGCAAGCCGGCCGACCTCACCGCGGTCCTGGCGGGCGACCGGTTCGCGATCGCCCGCGCCGTCACCGGTGCCGAACTGGGCAAGCTGCCCCCGGAGTTCCGGCAGCAACTGCGGGCCACGGCGGCGGCGCGGCACGTGCCGGTGCTCGGCATCACCGGCACCGGCGGCTCGGGCAAGTCGTCCCTGACCGACGAGCTGGTGCGCCGGTTCCGTGTCGACCAGCGGGACGCCCTGCGGATCGCCGTGATCGCGGTCGACCCGACCCGCCGCCGCGGTGGCGGCGCGCTGCTCGGCGACCGGATCCGGATGAACTCCCTCGACGGGAACAGGGTGTTCTTCCGCAGCCTGGCCACCCGCGGCAGCCGCGAGCTGCCCGAGCATCTCTCCGACGTGATCGATGTCGTGAAGGCCGCCGGGTTCGACCTGGTGATCGTGGAGACGCCGGGCATCGGGCAGGGCGACGCGGCGATCGTGCCGTTCGTCGACGCCTCGCTGTACGTGATGACGCCGGAGTTCGGGGCCGCCTCGCAGCTGGAGAAGATCGACATGCTCGACTTCGCCGACGTCGTGGCGATCAACAAGTTCGAGCGGCGCGGCGCCAAGGACGCCCTGCGCGACGTGGGCCGCCAACTGGTGCGCAACCGCGAGGCGTTCGGCAAGCGGCCCGAGGACATGCCGGTGTACGGCACCTCCGCGGCCACCTTCAACGACGACGGCGTCACCGCCCTGCACCAGCACCTCACCGCCGTCCTCGCCGAGAAGGGACTCCCGCTGCCCGAGGGTGCCCTGGCGCGGGTCGACGTACGCCACTCCTCCGGCATCCGGCAGGTGGTTCCGCCCGAGCGGGTGCGCTACCTCGCCGAGATCACCGACACCGTCCGTGGCTACCACGCCGACACCGAGCAGCTGGCCGAAGCGGCGCGGCGGGTCCAGCGGCTGGAGCTGGTCGGGGCCGAACTCGCCGACGCGGGCTCCGACGCGGCGAACGTGCACGCACTGCTGGAGGGCGCCCGCACGCGTCTCCCGCACGACATCGTGCGGCAGATCGAGAGCTGGCCCGCCGTGATCGCCTCCTACTCCGGCGACGAGCAGGTCGTGAAGGTCCGCGACCGGGAGATCCGCACCAAGCTGACCCGCGAGTCCCTGTCCGGCAACAAGATCCCCCGCGTCGCCCTGCCCCGCTTCACCGACCACGGCGAACTGGTGCGGTTCTGGCGCGCGGAGAACCTGCCCGGCCACTTCCCCTTCACGGCCGGGGTGTTCCCGTTCAAGCGCGACGGCGAGGACCCTGCACGGATGTTCGCCGGCGAGGGCGATCCGTTCCGCACCAACCGCCGCTTCAAGCTCCTCTCCGAGGGCCAGCCCGCCACCCGCCTGTCCACCGCCTTCGACTCGGTGACGCTCTACGGCCGCGACCCCGACGAGCGCCCCGACATCTACGGCAAGGTCGGCACCTCCGGCGTCTCGGTGGCCACCCTGGAGGACATGAAGGCGCTCTACGACGGCTTCGACCTCGTGGCGCCCACCACCTCCGTCTCCATGACGATCAACGGGCCCGCCCCGGCCGTCCTGGCGTTCTTCCTCAACACCGCCATCGACCAGCAGACCGAACGCTTCCGCGACCAGGAGGGCCGCGACCCCTCGCCCGAGGAGGCGGCCGAGCTGCGCGCACACGCGCTGGCGAACGTGCGCGGCACCGTGCAGGCCGACATCCTCAAGGAGGACCAGGGCCAGAACACCTGCCTGTTCTCCACGGAGTTCAGCCTGCGCATGATGGCCGACATCCAGGAGTGGTTCATCGCGCAGAAGGTCCGCAACTTCTACTCGGTGTCCATCTCCGGTTACCACATCGCCGAAGCCGGCGCGAACCCCATCAGCCAGCTCGCCTTCACCCTGGCCAACGGTTTCACCTACGTCGAGGCCTACCTCGCCCGCGGCATGCGCATCGACGACTTCGCCCCGAACCTGTCGTTCTTCTTCTCCAACGGCATGGACCCCGAGTACTCCGTGCTCGGCCGGGTCGCCCGCCGCATCTGGGCGGTGGCGATGAAGGAGAAGTACGGCGCCGGCGAGCGCAGCCAGAAGCTGAAGTACCACGTCCAGACCTCCGGACGCTCCCTGCACGCCCAGGAGATGGACTTCAACGACATCCGCACCACCCTCCAGGCGCTCATCGCCATCTACGACAACTGCAACAGCCTGCACACCAACGCCTACGACGAGGCCGTCACCACCCCCACCGAGGAGTCCGTACGACGGGCCCTGGCCATCCAGCTGATCATCAACCGGGAGTGGGGCCTGGCGATGAACGAGAACCCGCTCCAGGGGTCGTTCATCATCGACGAACTCACCGACCTGGTCGAGGAGGCCGTCCTTCAGGAGTTCGAGCGGATCAGCGAACGCGGTGGCGTGCTCGGCGCGATGGAGACCGGCTACCAGCGCGGCCGTATCCAGGACGAGTCGATGCTCTACGAACAGCGCAAGCACGACGGCTCCCTGCCCCTGATCGGCGTCAACACCTTCCGCAACCCCCACGCCGACACCGCCGAGCCCGGCGTCGTCGAACTCGCCCGCGCCACCGAGGAGGAGAAGCAGTCCCAGCTGGAGCGCGTACGCACCTTCCACTCCCGCCACCACGACGAGGCCCGGGCCGCGCTGGACGCCCTCAAAGACGCGGCGGTACGCGGCGACAACGTGTTCGCGGTCCTCATGGACGCCACCCGGGTCTGCTCCCTCCAGCAGATCACCGAGGCCTTCTTCGAGGTCGGGGGCCAGTACCGCCGTAACGTCTGA